A stretch of Gallus gallus isolate bGalGal1 chromosome 2, bGalGal1.mat.broiler.GRCg7b, whole genome shotgun sequence DNA encodes these proteins:
- the MRPL53 gene encoding 39S ribosomal protein L53, mitochondrial produces MASRIRVVLRPVKSIVVRFCPFESNVESTRKFLQCINHKRIQATNRNCEVSADVRHDGSEPLVDVMFADGERLIMKGANLTTVEMLTALGSRCNAKELKAEQKSKKNP; encoded by the exons ATGGCGTCCCGGATCCGTGTGGTGCTGCGGCCCGTGAAGAGTATCGTGGTCCGCTTCTGCCCCTTCGAGTCCAACGTGGAGAGCACCAG aaaatttctTCAATGTATAAACCATAAAAGAATCCAAGCCACTAACAGGAACTGTGAAGTGTCTGCAGATGTGAGACACGACGGATCGGAACCACTTGTAGATGTTATGTTTG ctGATGGAGAGCGATTGATAATGAAAGGAGCCAACCTGACAACAGTTGAAATGCTAACAGCGTTGGGGTCCAGATGTAATGCCAAAGAGCTTAAggcagaacagaaaagcaagaagaatcCCTGA
- the FABP5 gene encoding fatty acid binding protein 5: MAIDAFLGKWCLVSSEGFEDYMKELGVGMAMRKMGSMAKPDVYIIKEGDTITVKTESTFKTSQFSFKIGEKFEENTLDGRKTQTLVSLKDDGSLIQEQEWDGKKTVITRKLVDGQLVVECDMNGVKCVRVYQKA; the protein is encoded by the exons ATGGCCATCGACGCGTTTTTAGGCAAATGGTGCCTGGTCTCCAGCGAGGGCTTTGAGGACTACATGAAGGAGCTGG GTGTGGGTATGGCCATGAGAAAAATGGGAAGCATGGCGAAACCAGATGTTTACATCATTAAGGAGGGGGATACAATCACTGTGAAAACGGAAAGCACCTTCAAAACTTCACAGTTCAGCTTCAAGATTGGTGAGAAGTTTGAGGAAAACACATTAGATGGCAGAAAAACTCAG acCCTTGTCAGCTTAAAAGATGATGGGTCATTGATCCAGGAGCAGGAATGGGATGGCAAGAAGACTGTAATAACACGGAAACTTGTGGATGGACAGTTGGTGGTG GAATGTGACATGAATGGTGTCAAGTGTGTTAGAGTCTACCAGAAGGCATGA